AGCAGCCCCTGCGAATTGACACCGATGACAAAATCCGCAGAGCCCAGCAGGTGTTCCAGAGAGTAGTCTTCGACAATGCGCAGACGCTCCTCCTGGCCGGGGAACCCGGCTTCGATCAACTCGCGTGTCAGTGCGCGGCCGACATTCGCTTTCTTTTGCTCCCACGGATGGGCTTTGAAGACAATATTCGCACTAGTATCGCGGAGCAGCGCCCGAATGCAGCTACGATAAAAAGCGATGCTGTGGAAACCTGTTTCGCCGTGGTTAAGCAGGGAGAAATCGTTGATGACCTGCCCCAGGATTACCACCAGCTTCTCGTCGTTCTGGAACAAGGGGCCACCGTCATGCTCAGGCTGCTTGACATTCTTGTTGGAACGCCTGGCTAGCCGCTCCATTAGCGCTGCCCGGTCGCCACGACGCTTGCCACCTTGCGTGGGTATCTCGATGGAGCCATACAGCCCCGGGGCGCCGAGCAATGAGTCATTGGGCAGCGGGCTGTGTCGCGCCTCCAGGTAGTAGTCTTGCCCTGTGAAAAAGCTCTCGCAAACGTAGAGCTGCCCTTGACGGCGCTGCATGATGCACGAGAATGTCCGCGCATAGATGAGGCTGCCGGAGAAGACCAGGGCAATGTTCATGGGAGGTAGGCTCCGCATGATCTCCAGCCACCGATCCATCCAGAACCAGGTTGCTGCGAAGCTCTCCAACAGGGCGGCCCGGTCAGTCTGATATAGCCGCGCAAGAAGGTCGTCGGCATCGACGCCATAGTGCTCGGAATCCGTCCAGTGTGGCAAGGGCGCCAGCCTGCTCATCAGTTCGGCTCTGGCGATCGAGAAAGC
This genomic interval from Cupriavidus metallidurans CH34 contains the following:
- a CDS encoding capsular polysaccharide export protein, LipB/KpsS family — translated: MAKRVLIADRLHITDRNFKSLIAYLRRAGYEMHAIEHPEGLLTAFGHYEDREEIAPYLERMADWTEAQLRALNLNGFNAFSIARAELMSRLAPLPHWTDSEHYGVDADDLLARLYQTDRAALLESFAATWFWMDRWLEIMRSLPPMNIALVFSGSLIYARTFSCIMQRRQGQLYVCESFFTGQDYYLEARHSPLPNDSLLGAPGLYGSIEIPTQGGKRRGDRAALMERLARRSNKNVKQPEHDGGPLFQNDEKLVVILGQVINDFSLLNHGETGFHSIAFYRSCIRALLRDTSANIVFKAHPWEQKKANVGRALTRELIEAGFPGQEERLRIVEDYSLEHLLGSADFVIGVNSQGLLEAALAGIKPIQVGKAFFGRKGFTFDDLTISQIVETVNSLPGSYLSLPEYAALEDFFLKALNTWLVPEVEKEGIERLIRILGPLPKAPITPAKPVSRPTSASAPKKASEAELLIQDNPAASRESATTRKLRKFRQNPYAFFRDANSPLLRSVARLIAH